A single Sander lucioperca isolate FBNREF2018 chromosome 24, SLUC_FBN_1.2, whole genome shotgun sequence DNA region contains:
- the stat1a gene encoding signal transducer and activator of transcription 1a isoform X5, which translates to MAQWCQLQMLDCKYLEQVDQLYDDSFPMDIRQYLSKWIESIDWDTVAIQDSLATIRFHDLLAQLDDQHSRFALENNFLLQHNIRKIKRNLQDRFQEDPVHMAMIISRNLKEEQKILECAKSTEQEGEGMVSAMVVEKQKLDNKVKEIKDRVQVADQNIKNLEDLQDEYDFKVNTLKNRENEMNSMTPKELEKEKMTVGRMCFELKAKRQDVVTQLSDLLNVAQALLSDLISEELPEWKQRQQIACIGGPPNACVDQLQNWFTAVAESLQQVRQHHKKLQELEQKFTYDNDPITKQKDYLESRALDLLKNLLSNSLVVERQPCMPTHPQRPLVLKTGVQFTVKLRFLVKLQEFNYQLRVKAVFDKDVTDKKGFRKFNILGTNTKVMNMEESNGSLAAEFRHLQLKEQKVAGNRTNEGPLIVTEELHSLSFESELQVNQSGLNIKLEATSLPVVVISNVCQLPSGWASILWYNMLSTEPKNLKFFLTPPAAKWSQLSEVLSWQFSSVTKRGLSQEQLNMLADKLLGAKAQRNPEGQIPWVKFCKQSANEKSFPFWLWIEGILDLIKRHLLSLWNDGSIMGFISKEREKGLLSDKCPGTFLLRFSESSREGAITFTWIEHDVHDKPLFHSVEPYTKKELSAVSLPDIIRTYKVMAAENIPENPLRFLYPNIPKDKAFGKYYPKPSETVEPMDVENGPEKTGYMKTELISVSEVHPSRLQDNMMPMSPDDYKVLSQYVSPRDIDAVMSAEFPDQN; encoded by the exons ATGGCGCAATGGTGCCAGCTCCAGATGCTGGACTGCAAGTACCTGGAGCAGGTGGACCAGCTGTACGACGACTCGTTCCCCATGGACATCCGCCAGTACCTGAGCAAGTGGATCGAGAGCATTGACTG GGACACGGTGGCGATTCAGGACTCTCTTGCCACCATTCGCTTCCACGACCTCCTGGCTCAGCTGGACGACCAACACAGCCGCTTCGCCCTGGAGAACAACTTCCTGCTGCAGCACAACATCCGCAAGATCAAGAGGAACCTGCAG GATCGCTTCCAGGAAGATCCAGTCCACATGGCCATGATCATCTCCAGGAACCTGAAGGAGGAGCAGAAGATCCTGGAATGTGCGAAGAGCACCGAG CAGGAGGGTGAGGGGATGGTGTCGGCCATGGTGGTGGAGAAACAGAAGCTGGACAACAAAGTGAAGGAGATAAAAGACAGAGTCCAG GTGGCGGATCAGAACATTAAGAACCTAGAAGATCTGCAGGACGAGTACGACTTTAAAGTCAACACACTGAAGAACAGAG AGAATGAAATGAACAGCATGACGCCAAAGGAGCTGGAGAAAGAGAAGATGACGGTTGGGAGGATGTGCTTCGAACTGAAAGCCAAACGACAG GACGTGGTGACCCAGCTGTCTGACCTCCTGAACGTCGCTCAGGCTTTACTGTCAGACCTGATTTCCGAAGAGCTGCCGGAGTGGAAGCAGCGGCAGCAGATCGCCTGTATCGGAGGCCCGCCCAACGCCTGCGTGGACCAGCTGCAGAACTG GTTCACGGCCGTAGCAGAGAGTCTCCAGCAGGTCCGTCAGCACCACAAGAAGCTGCAGGAGCTGGAGCAGAAGTTCACCTACGACAACGACCCCATCACGAAGCAAAAAGATTACCTGGAGTCCCGAGCCCTGGACCTCCTCAAGAACCTCCTCTCCAA ctcTCTGGTTGTAGAGAGGCAGCCCTGCATGCCCACCCACCCACAGAGACCCCTGGTGCTGAAAACAGGCGTCCAGTTCACAGTCAAGCTTCG GTTCCTGGTGAAGCTGCAGGAGTTCAACTACCAGCTCAGGGTCAAGGCCGTGTTTGATAA AGATGTGACGGACAAGAAAGG ATTTCGGAAGTTTAATATTTTGGGAACAAATACCAAAGTTATGAACATGGAGGAGTCGAACGGCAGCCTGGCAGCAGAGTTCAGACATTTG CAACTGAAAGAGCAGAAGGTTGCCGGCAACCGAACAAATGAG ggtcCTCTGATCGTCACAGAGGAGCTTCACTCGCTGAGCTTCGAGTCGGAGCTGCAGGTCAACCAGTCGGGACTCAACATCAAACTGGAG gccACGTCTCTGCCTGTTGTGGTCATCTCTAACGTCTGTCAGCTGCCCAGCGGCTGGGCCTCCATCCTCTGGTACAACATGCTTAGCACCGAGCCCAAG AACCTGAAGTTCTTCCTCACCCCTCCGGCGGCCAAGTGGTCCCAGCTGTCCGAGGTCCTCAGCTGGCAGTTCTCCTCCGTCACCAAGCGAGGCCTGAGCCAGGAGCAGCTCAACATGCTGGCGGACAAGCTGCTCG GAGCCAAAGCCCAGAGGAATCCTGAGGGACAAATCCCCTGGGTCAAGTTCTGCAAG CAGAGCGCCAATGAGAAATCCTTTCCCTTCTGGTTGTGGATCGAAGGAATCCTGGATCTGATTAAAAGACACCTGCTCTCCCTCTGGAATGACGG ctccATCATGGGCTTCATCAGTAAGGAGAGGGAGAAGGGTTTGCTGAGCGACAAGTGTCCCGGTACCTTCCTGCTCCGGTTCAGTGAGAGCAGCAGGGAGGGAGCGATCACCTTCACCTGGATCGAACACGACGTCCACG ACAAGCCGCTTTTCCACTCCGTGGAGCCGTACACAAAGAAGGAACTGTCCGCCGTCTCTCTGCCCGACATCATCCGCACCTACAAGGTGATGGCCGCCGAGAACATCCCGGAGAACCCGCTCCGCTTCCTCTACCCTAACATCCCAAAAGACAAGGCCTTCGGGAAGTACTACCCCAAACCCTCAGAGA CTGTAGAGCCCATGGACGTGGAGAATGGTCCAGAGAAGACCGGCTACATGAAGACGGAGCTCATATCTGTCTCAGAAGT GCATCCGTCCAGATTGCAGGACAACATGATGCCGATGTCTCCCGACGACTACAAGGTTCTGTCCCAGTACGTCAGTCCCAGAGACATCGACGCTGTG ATGAGTGCAGAGTTCCCGGACCAAAACTGa
- the stat1a gene encoding signal transducer and activator of transcription 1a isoform X6, with amino-acid sequence MAQWCQLQMLDCKYLEQVDQLYDDSFPMDIRQYLSKWIESIDWDTVAIQDSLATIRFHDLLAQLDDQHSRFALENNFLLQHNIRKIKRNLQDRFQEDPVHMAMIISRNLKEEQKILECAKSTEQEGEGMVSAMVVEKQKLDNKVKEIKDRVQVADQNIKNLEDLQDEYDFKVNTLKNRENEMNSMTPKELEKEKMTVGRMCFELKAKRQDVVTQLSDLLNVAQALLSDLISEELPEWKQRQQIACIGGPPNACVDQLQNWFTAVAESLQQVRQHHKKLQELEQKFTYDNDPITKQKDYLESRALDLLKNLLSNSLVVERQPCMPTHPQRPLVLKTGVQFTVKLRFLVKLQEFNYQLRVKAVFDKDVTDKKGFRKFNILGTNTKVMNMEESNGSLAAEFRHLQLKEQKVAGNRTNEGPLIVTEELHSLSFESELQVNQSGLNIKLEATSLPVVVISNVCQLPSGWASILWYNMLSTEPKNLKFFLTPPAAKWSQLSEVLSWQFSSVTKRGLSQEQLNMLADKLLGAKAQRNPEGQIPWVKFCKQSANEKSFPFWLWIEGILDLIKRHLLSLWNDGSIMGFISKEREKGLLSDKCPGTFLLRFSESSREGAITFTWIEHDVHDKPLFHSVEPYTKKELSAVSLPDIIRTYKVMAAENIPENPLRFLYPNIPKDKAFGKYYPKPSETVEPMDVENGPEKTGYMKTELISVSEV; translated from the exons ATGGCGCAATGGTGCCAGCTCCAGATGCTGGACTGCAAGTACCTGGAGCAGGTGGACCAGCTGTACGACGACTCGTTCCCCATGGACATCCGCCAGTACCTGAGCAAGTGGATCGAGAGCATTGACTG GGACACGGTGGCGATTCAGGACTCTCTTGCCACCATTCGCTTCCACGACCTCCTGGCTCAGCTGGACGACCAACACAGCCGCTTCGCCCTGGAGAACAACTTCCTGCTGCAGCACAACATCCGCAAGATCAAGAGGAACCTGCAG GATCGCTTCCAGGAAGATCCAGTCCACATGGCCATGATCATCTCCAGGAACCTGAAGGAGGAGCAGAAGATCCTGGAATGTGCGAAGAGCACCGAG CAGGAGGGTGAGGGGATGGTGTCGGCCATGGTGGTGGAGAAACAGAAGCTGGACAACAAAGTGAAGGAGATAAAAGACAGAGTCCAG GTGGCGGATCAGAACATTAAGAACCTAGAAGATCTGCAGGACGAGTACGACTTTAAAGTCAACACACTGAAGAACAGAG AGAATGAAATGAACAGCATGACGCCAAAGGAGCTGGAGAAAGAGAAGATGACGGTTGGGAGGATGTGCTTCGAACTGAAAGCCAAACGACAG GACGTGGTGACCCAGCTGTCTGACCTCCTGAACGTCGCTCAGGCTTTACTGTCAGACCTGATTTCCGAAGAGCTGCCGGAGTGGAAGCAGCGGCAGCAGATCGCCTGTATCGGAGGCCCGCCCAACGCCTGCGTGGACCAGCTGCAGAACTG GTTCACGGCCGTAGCAGAGAGTCTCCAGCAGGTCCGTCAGCACCACAAGAAGCTGCAGGAGCTGGAGCAGAAGTTCACCTACGACAACGACCCCATCACGAAGCAAAAAGATTACCTGGAGTCCCGAGCCCTGGACCTCCTCAAGAACCTCCTCTCCAA ctcTCTGGTTGTAGAGAGGCAGCCCTGCATGCCCACCCACCCACAGAGACCCCTGGTGCTGAAAACAGGCGTCCAGTTCACAGTCAAGCTTCG GTTCCTGGTGAAGCTGCAGGAGTTCAACTACCAGCTCAGGGTCAAGGCCGTGTTTGATAA AGATGTGACGGACAAGAAAGG ATTTCGGAAGTTTAATATTTTGGGAACAAATACCAAAGTTATGAACATGGAGGAGTCGAACGGCAGCCTGGCAGCAGAGTTCAGACATTTG CAACTGAAAGAGCAGAAGGTTGCCGGCAACCGAACAAATGAG ggtcCTCTGATCGTCACAGAGGAGCTTCACTCGCTGAGCTTCGAGTCGGAGCTGCAGGTCAACCAGTCGGGACTCAACATCAAACTGGAG gccACGTCTCTGCCTGTTGTGGTCATCTCTAACGTCTGTCAGCTGCCCAGCGGCTGGGCCTCCATCCTCTGGTACAACATGCTTAGCACCGAGCCCAAG AACCTGAAGTTCTTCCTCACCCCTCCGGCGGCCAAGTGGTCCCAGCTGTCCGAGGTCCTCAGCTGGCAGTTCTCCTCCGTCACCAAGCGAGGCCTGAGCCAGGAGCAGCTCAACATGCTGGCGGACAAGCTGCTCG GAGCCAAAGCCCAGAGGAATCCTGAGGGACAAATCCCCTGGGTCAAGTTCTGCAAG CAGAGCGCCAATGAGAAATCCTTTCCCTTCTGGTTGTGGATCGAAGGAATCCTGGATCTGATTAAAAGACACCTGCTCTCCCTCTGGAATGACGG ctccATCATGGGCTTCATCAGTAAGGAGAGGGAGAAGGGTTTGCTGAGCGACAAGTGTCCCGGTACCTTCCTGCTCCGGTTCAGTGAGAGCAGCAGGGAGGGAGCGATCACCTTCACCTGGATCGAACACGACGTCCACG ACAAGCCGCTTTTCCACTCCGTGGAGCCGTACACAAAGAAGGAACTGTCCGCCGTCTCTCTGCCCGACATCATCCGCACCTACAAGGTGATGGCCGCCGAGAACATCCCGGAGAACCCGCTCCGCTTCCTCTACCCTAACATCCCAAAAGACAAGGCCTTCGGGAAGTACTACCCCAAACCCTCAGAGA CTGTAGAGCCCATGGACGTGGAGAATGGTCCAGAGAAGACCGGCTACATGAAGACGGAGCTCATATCTGTCTCAGAAGTGTGA